The DNA region TCTACTCCTACTTGGAGATTGAGTATGCCAATCAGGAAACAGAAAACGGAGCCAATAATCACCAAAACGGCGCAGTTTCGAAACATaaacattttccaaaaaaaacaaatgtttacATTCCCTTTAAATTCGGCATTCAACTCTGACAGGGTTGCCATATGACTGTAAACGAATGGGCGAGCAACAGCAGGTAGCGCAAATCATATGTTAAAATATATAGCTGTGACGTCAGAGCTGCAAGTAACACAACTATTTGAATATATCAAACTTTTGGAATAACATAGCGAAGTTCTGAAATtagtttatttacttttatgGAAAACTATGCCTGTTCTGTATTTTTACTACAAAAAATTGGAATTAAAAATTACACGTACGCTACCTTCTGTATTCGCACCATGATAGCATATATCTACTGCATATCGATAGTTTCTATGTTATCGATATATGTGTGTGCAGTGCCCATTTAGCCACAGCGTCTGGCCACCTATAATAGTCAACAActgataaatatattttgaaaacaGGTTTAAACCCTCCGCTCTGCGAACCCCAACTCTCTTCATCTATTATACGCATCCGCATCTGTAGCAGTTGCCTCGCTAGTTTTGTCCGCTTTAGTAGAGCTTTCGGAatcgtttgttgttgttgattgatGATGATCTTTTAAATCATCATAAAGGagtcaaatatttcaaatcaaattaaaaatgctTTACATTTACATGTGCTGTAGCTAACAAGTGTCCcagtgtgtttgtatgtgtatgtgtgtgtgcctgtgtgtatatcttttttaattaattgttatttgttaaatttatatatatgcatacaaaCGCAATCCCAACCCATACATAGAGTGtataaaaaagagaagaaaaaaaaaacaagaaacaagaaaagatCAGCGATTGAACGATTCGAACGGATCGCAttcatatacacatatatgtaattGATTATAATCTATGAATAGGAGCAGCAGTacctgtatctgtatctgcaTTTGCATCtgattcaaattcaaatttgaaaGTAGAGATTATATACATTTCGatttgtgtgttgtttttttttttttaaataaccaTAATGGAAATTTGGCGCTCGCTAACAGTCGGCGCATTTCTATTACTGGGACTCGTTTGCTTCTATGGCTATGTGGAATCGTGCAATGAAGTCGTCTGCGCATCAATCGTATCCAAATGCATGCTCACGCAGAGCTGTAAATGTGAGCTCAAGAACTGCTCCTGCTGCAAGGAGTGTCTCAAATGTCTGGGCAAGAAGTACTATGAGGAATGTTGTAGCTGTGTCGGTAAGTGGGAGCTGAGACTCGGGCTGGGGCTGGGGCTGTAAAGGGTGGTGGTGATTGGTTGATTGGCTGCCTTGTTGTTgggtgatgatgatgtgatGGCGATCGCAATGTCGCCTATATGacttgaatatatgtatatgtatatatgtacgtgcgtgtgtgcgtgtgtgttgtgtgtaaTCTttgttgtatatgtatgcgtaAGTGCGCGACGATGTGTTAACTAGTTATCGATAGTTAAGCCGCCGATTGATATATGAAAATAGCTAAGCCTTAACCCTTCAACGGTAACAGGGGCTTAATGTTGAGTAAGGTTAGGTCCTTAAATTATTTCCCCAAACGGAGCTCGTTTTATTAATCAAGCAAATTTTTTACTTCTATTTAAAGTAAGCGTTCTTCTTTccctatacatatacatatgtacgtacatacatagagtttaatttgaaattctgTAAAACTTTCTATTTTGATAGGAGAATAGAACGTTGACTGACTCATTTTGTCGGTCACGATCGAGCAGATTTCAGCATCCCATCCCCATCATCATCTggcaattgtttttgtttttaaatatttttcaatgagATGGCGCAGAACGAcagaataaatatttttcgcTTATCCcataaactatttttaaaatcattgTAATTTACCTACGTAAATgattatgtacatatatgtatatttaattttacagAACTATGCCCAAAACCCAACGACACAAGAAACTCGCTGTCAAAGAAATCGCACGTAGAGGATTTCGATGGAGTACCAGAGTTGTTTAACGTTTGGGCCACTGGGCCGGAAGATAGTGAACTTGAATGGGATGTTTTCACATTTCAAGTTGATTTCGATAAGGTTTTGGCTGGTCCCAAACTGGAGAAAGATGTTAATTACTATCGaagtatgtatttaaaaacaaactatCAAGACagctaaatagtttttttctgACCCCCTTTTTAGAAACAAATGACAAAAATCTAGACGAGGCCATAAAGGAGCGAGATAATAATATTGTGACTGTTAATTGTACTGTCATATATATGGATCAGTGTGTCTCGTTGAATAAATGTCGCCAAAGTTGTCAATTAACAGGCGCCAGTAGCTACAGGTATGTGCATATTATCTAATCCCAAAgaaatttgtaattatttcatgtttgttttttcaatttaGATGGTTTCACGATGGCTGCTGCGAGTGCGTAGGATCGACGTGTATAAACTACGGTGTAAATGAAAGTCGCTGTCGTCATTGTCCAA from Drosophila willistoni isolate 14030-0811.24 chromosome XL unlocalized genomic scaffold, UCI_dwil_1.1 Seg141, whole genome shotgun sequence includes:
- the LOC6641357 gene encoding protein twisted gastrulation, translating into MEIWRSLTVGAFLLLGLVCFYGYVESCNEVVCASIVSKCMLTQSCKCELKNCSCCKECLKCLGKKYYEECCSCVELCPKPNDTRNSLSKKSHVEDFDGVPELFNVWATGPEDSELEWDVFTFQVDFDKVLAGPKLEKDVNYYRKTNDKNLDEAIKERDNNIVTVNCTVIYMDQCVSLNKCRQSCQLTGASSYRWFHDGCCECVGSTCINYGVNESRCRHCPKDDFDENIDEEMQDFGENMGPFDGSVNSNY